Sequence from the Littorina saxatilis isolate snail1 unplaced genomic scaffold, US_GU_Lsax_2.0 scaffold_1319, whole genome shotgun sequence genome:
atgTGGTCGATGTTGGTGCCTCTGCTGGTTTTGTTGTAGAGCTAGCTGTTTTATGATGTTGTCATTCTTGTGCAAAATAGAAGTTTTTGAAATAAACAGTCGAGAAACTGCCTGGTTAGTGAAGAGTCGCCGTTACTTTCAGGTAAAGTTAACATTTGTAAATTTGAACGCATCAGATGCTTAATATAAGCCCGTAAAGCTGACGTTCCCAATACATCAAACAACTTTTCTGTCGTGCCACTGCACCTGTGCTCGTTGTATCTGCAGGTAGTGTGTGGAATGAAATATGGAGGAATCACCTTTCTGATAAAAAAGAACAGTCTCTCCCTGCCTCTGAACTGGTCAGCCTTCAAGGCAGGCTTCGGTGACAACCTCAACGTGGTTCCTGACTCTGAGAACTACTTCATCGGTATGGACAACCTCTAttttgtgacgtcacagcctcCTAACAACGTCCACttcatttttcgtggagtaggAACATTTGTCAGCGCCTTCTACGACAACTTCGCGGTTGGTGACGAAGCTTCGTCGTACGATCTCAGCTATTCTAGATTTTTCACTATCCAGAAAGGCAAGTATTCCCGCACTGAGACTGCGGTGGACGGATTCCAAGTAAGTGTTTACGTTAGCAAAATGTGACTGTAGCGTTGAGTATTGGTATTGGTATTGGTATTGGTATCGGTATCGGTATGCATGGGTATCGGTATTAGTATCATatcgtcctgtgaggttactctcatggaaattcgggctcctctctcactggggaaagcgtaCTGCCATACAGCACGGCTCTATCCAATTTTATTTGTTCCAAAGTAAGATTAATTAATAAAGTGCAACATTGTTGGGCATTTCCTCTTGGCCAGTAACAGTCCCACTCTGTCTCACCCTGGCTCAAAGATGCCCAATTATGATATTGCTGGAATACTTCTGCCTCTGTTCTCAATAAAATGTTGTGGCAGTTTTATTCAtgggagtaaaaaaaaaaaaaaactttcatTGTATAAAAATCAAAATGATAAATATATGTAAGAACCTGGTAAAATACATTAATCCGGTTTCTTTTAACTTTCGTTTGAATTAATGAACGAGTGTGCGAGAGATTGTGCCAGCGAATAAATTAGCTTTATTCTTATAAGCTGTTTGTCGTTTCTGTCTGTGAAGAATGCAACAGCTCCCATCAAGTTTGCAACTGGAGATCGGAATCAGGGCTGCGCCATCGATGGACCCGGATGGTACGGCGTCAACTGCCTTGGATCGTCTCCCTTTGCAGGAATATGGCCGACGGAATCCGGAGAAATCAGATTCACGGGCGTCGAAATTGCTCTTGTTCGCACTTGGGAGTTTTATCAGAACTGAGCGAAGTATATGTTAACACGGTTTGAATGACATTTCACGCAGTCACAagattctttttttctctttttttgaaacagacgatgttcggaaataactctgttaacTGAGTTTGTATGTGTTTTGGAAGAGTTGCTCACCCTTAAAAATACCGGTGCAACCAAAACTACGTGACATggtaggccaatcactagtgagCGGCGTGTATCCCAGCGAGGTCGGCGATCAGTGCCAGTGAAATCGTGTGAACGACTGACATCCTAGTGATGATTTGCTCCGATCTGTGTGTTCTGCAGTGTTCGCTCAATAGAACGCTCTTCTTGCACGGAAGTACGCACATCGTAGCTGACTGTGCATTGCCAATGTGATCGCGTCCCGCTGTACACACATTGCCGGTCATGAGACGCTCACCAGTGCTTGGtctacaatgtcacgtgggtTTCTTTGACTCAATATTACCAAGGGAAAGCAACCTCGA
This genomic interval carries:
- the LOC138956014 gene encoding fibrinogen-like protein 1, translated to LATLQGTVIQDTYFRCPRGFALTGQAMPIGHVRSPLTCFKMCSQSSACEGVSVCPIEQTATMARLERKVNCTLLSGVDSDGCDGMVAAESSSCYSAKKKQSKVETTTEAEVQTTTELVCQNGGHVNGNCTEPYDRGFLSPDHDGVYDIQPVASPHPFKVVCGMKYGGITFLIKKNSLSLPLNWSAFKAGFGDNLNVVPDSENYFIGMDNLYFVTSQPPNNVHFIFRGVGTFVSAFYDNFAVGDEASSYDLSYSRFFTIQKGKYSRTETAVDGFQNATAPIKFATGDRNQGCAIDGPGWYGVNCLGSSPFAGIWPTESGEIRFTGVEIALVRTWEFYQN